A genomic window from Scophthalmus maximus strain ysfricsl-2021 chromosome 17, ASM2237912v1, whole genome shotgun sequence includes:
- the LOC118289224 gene encoding fas-binding factor 1 homolog isoform X7, with product MKQGTFKSSKLTSKCIPVLFPQGSFGDNDLFDSLFEDQKPSVRGRATRGGAMNRAPANDNIFSMLAEEVKTDGGGSEDSDVSAADPNDILKNMKDMDDMDADLFALKKKPSSVPAQTKPLGIEAPKKDSTALKHNAKPGGGEDEPGTGGKKPNSAPSRAARNYRKFSFSDLDDPLADLDDLLPDETKPKSKSSTQPPKPEQSVQTPPLKSRTSKTPGDLTFDDSKDDLMDALGFDSDKNSPKKKETSLWANKERSEPPQRARTRLDEILESIPSTRHLERPPTGERKDQPPSQEKQQQQQQQEKTTGVKEPLLEDDLTFGSYHPTLGSTAEGRQSRRQSVRFSTEDVSVSTPEKKPKPITATTARRSNSADWLGLKTNGDNTFLQDETKETTAESPKAPSSPVLERKPSLTGSHVTSDARMPAETLAPAKQTKPVVSAIQKEEEEEEEEEEDDWLAGALSRRKALSASNSEAKKSKQEDSLDLGEEPDLESFVRKPVTSQAPRGREDPTASVKETSNTFLGEPSPAAHSTPVREERTEQEYQPQMTGPLSVSAPGIIQTQSSKGSQMLRGPNKASDETLQQLPLLLPSSATVPGTYESVPQQNKMQNTSTNAQQQVKFSADSLQQLLLQQQMMQSQLLGVGDAGLRHRLSDKEHQPGDYQALQVHVIQLEGQVKTLQLERDQNQMMLESIQQQHKQDMELMENTNKARVKLLEESAAQREMRARQDYEGLMERLATVTQSAEQERSELQAQYQRKLAQAQQERDREVERLRDLQRKSISEMKKDHEDQVQRLKKLKDEEIDAVTSATSQTRSLTVVIEQMEQFSSRLGELSSRVESTHEHTAHGLEQGARHRDEQLRLMQDRLAQQQKTMAEERTYLKEIISRMDTQLNEQQRQLEKERWKMTAEQAKAEFTQRGLEEERRALSMQMNMEREELERAKSALLEEQKSVMQHCAEERRKLAAEWAHFHALEKQRHERAEREVGSLLEKREGSIIGLAQEQADLKLRTADVKQKEMAVAQERETLERQREELDREKERISSTGLRLKTRAQEVEAFSKLAADKYEEGERALQEAQRLEAEHEARLRNVHVQTERLRQQEQRILQERMRFNHLQETERPREERHIPTLPQMIPAIPDTVSPNPEPASTLNVLPSTSFSNTQSTALQASLALWKYTAEKDREYLKEEQIFLENLKKKSYRSSPNTDWPMHAGSSL from the exons ATGAAACAAGGTACATTTAAAAGTTCCAAGCTCACGTCGAAGTGTATTCCTGTACTGTTTCCCCAAGGTTCATTTGGAGACAACGATCTGTTTGACAGCTTATTTGAGGATCAAA AACCTTCAGTAAGGGGGAGAGCGACTCGTGGTGGAGCCATGAATCG cgCCCCTGCCAATGATAATATCTTCAGCATGTTGGCGGAAGAGGTAAAGACGGATGGTGGGGGCTCTGAG GACTCGGACGTCTCAGCAGCAGATCCCAATGACATACTGAAGAACATGAAG GACATGGACGATATGGATGCTGACCTTTTTGCATTAAAGAAAAAGCCAAGCTCAGTTCCTGCACAAACAAAGCCACTTGGTATTGAGGCGCCAAAGAAAGACTCTACTGCATTAAAACATAATGCAaaaccaggaggaggagaag ATGAACCCGGCACCGGAGGGAAGAAGCCAAACTCTGCACCTTCTAGAGCCGCACGCAACTACAGGAAGTTCAGCTTCTCCG ATCTAGATGACCCCCTGGCTGACCTTGATGACTTGCTTCCTGATGAAACAAAGCCAAAATCTAAATCTAGCACGCAGCCGCCCAAACCTGAACAATCTGTGCAGACGCCGCCCTTGAAGAGTAGAACAT CAAAGACACCAGGTGATCTCACATTTGATGATAGTAAGGATGACCTGATGGATGCACTCGGTTTtgacagtgacaaaaacagTCCCAAGAAAAAAGAGACTTCGCTTTGGGCCAACAAGGAAAG GAGTGAGCCCCCTCAGAGAGCTCGCACTCGACTGGACGAGATTCTGGAGAGTATTCCTTCAACTCGTCACCTGGAGCGACCACccacaggagagaggaaggaccAGCCTCCGTCtcaggagaagcagcagcagcagcagcagcaggagaagaccACCGGTGTCAAAG AACCACTTTTAGAGGATGATCTCACATTTGGGTCCTATCATCCCACTTTGGGATCCACGGCTGAAGGACGTCAGTCCCGCAGACAGTCTgtcag ATTTTCCACTGAGGATGTCAGTGTCTCCACCCCAGAGAAGAAACCAAAACCCATCACTGCCACCACGGCTCGACGCAGCAACTCAGCCGACTGGTTAGGCCTCAAGACAAACGGCGATAATACTTTTCTACAGGATGAGACCAAAGAGACTACAGCAGAGTCTCCAAAGGCTCCCTCTTCTCCCGTATTGGAGAGAAAGCCCTCCCTTACTGGTAGTCATGTCACATCTGATGCAAGAATGCCAGCGGAGACCCTGGCCCCTGCGAAACAGACTAAGCCAGTGGTTTCCGCAATccagaaggaagaagaagaagaagaagaagaggaggaggatgactgGTTAGCAGGAGCACTGAGCAGGAGGAAGGCTCTGTCAGCTTCAAACTCTGAGGCAAAAAAGTCTAAACAGGAAGATTCTTTAGACCTGGGAGAAGAACCAGACCTGGAGTCATTTGTTAG GAAACCAGTCACCTCACAGGCTCCCAGGGGCAGAGAGGACCCTACTGCATCCGTCAAAGAAACCAG tAACACTTTTCTTGGAGAACCCAGCCCTGCTGCTCACTCCACgcctgtcagagaggagaggaccgAGCAAG AGTATCAGCCTCAGATGACTGGTCCCCTGTCAGTCTCTGCTCCTGGCATTATCCAGACCCAGTCCAGTAAGGGATCCCAGATGCTGCGAGGGCCCAACAAGGCTTCAGATGAAACCCTGCAACAGCTGCCGTTGCTCCTCCCTTCGTCTGCTACTGTGCCTGGCACATATGAGT cAGTTCCACAGCAGAACAAAATGCAGAACACATCTACTAATGCCCAGCAGCAG GTGAAATTTTCAGCAGacagtctgcagcagctgctgctacAACAGCAG ATGATGCAGTCTCAGTTGCTGGGTGTTGGGGATGCTGGGCTAAGGCACAGACTCAGCGACAAAGAGCACCAACCTGGGGATTATCAAGCTCTGCAGGTTCACGTCATCCAGCTGGAGGGACAG GTGAAGACCCTGCAGCTGGAGCGAGACCAGAACCAAATGATGCTAGAGAGtatccagcagcagcataaaCAGGATATGGAGCTCATGGAGAACACAAACAA GGCTCGTGTGAAGCTGCTCGAGGAATCAGCTGCCCAGAGGGAGATGCGAGCGCGGCAGGACTACGAAGGCCTCATGGAGCGCCTGGCCACAGTGACACAGTCTGCTGAGCAGGAACGCTCAGAGCTGCAGGCTCAGTACCAGCGCAAACTGGCCCAGGCCCAGCAGGAGAGAGACCGCGAGGTGGAGAGACTCCGAGACCTCCAGAG GAAATCTATTTCAGAGATGAAGAAAGACCACgaggaccaggtccagagactGAAGAAGTTAAAAGACGAGGAGATTGATGCAGTTACAAGCGCAACATCTCAGACCAG GTCTCTCACTGTGGTGATTGAGCAGATGGAGCAGTTCTCCTCTCGGCTGGGAGAGCTCTCTTCTCGGGTGGAGagcacacatgaacacacggCGCACGGCCTGGAGCAGGGGGCACGGCACAGAGACGAGCAGCTTAGAT TAATGCAGGACCGGCTGGCTCAGCAGCAGAAAACCATGGCGGAGGAGAGAACATACCTCAAAGAAATCATTTCCAGGATGGACACTCAGCTCAATGAGCAGCAGAGGCAACTTGAGAAG GAGCGCTGGAAGATGACGGCAGAGCAGGCCAAGGCAGAGTTCACCCAAAGAGGCCTAGAAGAGGAGCGGCGTGCCCTCAGCATGCAGATgaacatggagagagaggagctggagagagcCAAG AGCgcgctgctggaggagcagaagtCGGTGATGCAGCAttgtgcagaggagaggaggaagctggCAGCTGAGTGGGCACACTTCCACGCCCTGGAGAAGCAGAGGCACGAGAGGGCCGAGCGAGAGGTCGGCAGTCTcttggagaagagagagggctCCATCATCGGCCTTGCACAG gAACAAGCTGACCTCAAGCTTCGAACTGCAGATGTGAAACAGAAGGAGATGGCCGTGGCACAGGAGCGTGAGACTTtggagagacaaagggaagaactagacagagagaaagaaagaataagcAGCACAGGCCTGAGACTGAAAACACGAGCGCAGGAGGTGGAGGCCTTCAGCAAG CTCGCCGCAGACAAGTACGAAGAAGGAGAACGAGCGCTGCAGGAGGCACAACGTCTGGAGGCTGAGCACGAGGCAAGGCTCAGAAATGTCCATGTCCAAACAGAGCGGCTGAGGCAACAGGAACAACGCATCCTTCAG GAGCGAATGCGGTTTAATCATCTGCAGGAGACTGAAAGGCCGAGGGAAGAGCGCCACATTCCCACTTTACCACAAATGATCCCAGCCATACCAG ACACAGTGTCGCCGAACCCTGAGCCAGCGTCGACCCTGAacgttcttccttccacttcaTTTAGCAACACTCAGTCAACGGCGCTCCAGGCCAGTCTGGCTCTGTGGAAGTACACCGCAGAAAAG GACCGTGAATACCTCAAAGAGGAGCAGATCTTTCTAGAAAATCTAAAGAAGAAATCCTACAGATCGTCTCCCAACACAGATTGgccaatgcatgctgggagctcCTTATAG
- the LOC118289224 gene encoding fas-binding factor 1 homolog isoform X1 has product MKQGTFKSSKLTSKCIPVLFPQGSFGDNDLFDSLFEDQKPSVRGRATRGGAMNRAPANDNIFSMLAEEVKTDGGGSEDSDVSAADPNDILKNMKDMDDMDADLFALKKKPSSVPAQTKPLGIEAPKKDSTALKHNAKPGGGEDEPGTGGKKPNSAPSRAARNYRKFSFSDSGGDDEGLGQTPHVKDLDDPLADLDDLLPDETKPKSKSSTQPPKPEQSVQTPPLKSRTSAKTPGDLTFDDSKDDLMDALGFDSDKNSPKKKETSLWANKERSEPPQRARTRLDEILESIPSTRHLERPPTGERKDQPPSQEKQQQQQQQEKTTGVKEPLLEDDLTFGSYHPTLGSTAEGRQSRRQSVRFSTEDVSVSTPEKKPKPITATTARRSNSADWLGLKTNGDNTFLQDETKETTAESPKAPSSPVLERKPSLTGSHVTSDARMPAETLAPAKQTKPVVSAIQKEEEEEEEEEEDDWLAGALSRRKALSASNSEAKKSKQEDSLDLGEEPDLESFVRKPVTSQAPRGREDPTASVKETSNTFLGEPSPAAHSTPVREERTEQEYQPQMTGPLSVSAPGIIQTQSSKGSQMLRGPNKASDETLQQLPLLLPSSATVPGTYESVPQQNKMQNTSTNAQQQVKFSADSLQQLLLQQQMMQSQLLGVGDAGLRHRLSDKEHQPGDYQALQVHVIQLEGQVKTLQLERDQNQMMLESIQQQHKQDMELMENTNKARVKLLEESAAQREMRARQDYEGLMERLATVTQSAEQERSELQAQYQRKLAQAQQERDREVERLRDLQRKSISEMKKDHEDQVQRLKKLKDEEIDAVTSATSQTRSLTVVIEQMEQFSSRLGELSSRVESTHEHTAHGLEQGARHRDEQLRLMQDRLAQQQKTMAEERTYLKEIISRMDTQLNEQQRQLEKERWKMTAEQAKAEFTQRGLEEERRALSMQMNMEREELERAKSALLEEQKSVMQHCAEERRKLAAEWAHFHALEKQRHERAEREVGSLLEKREGSIIGLAQEQADLKLRTADVKQKEMAVAQERETLERQREELDREKERISSTGLRLKTRAQEVEAFSKLAADKYEEGERALQEAQRLEAEHEARLRNVHVQTERLRQQEQRILQERMRFNHLQETERPREERHIPTLPQMIPAIPDTVSPNPEPASTLNVLPSTSFSNTQSTALQASLALWKYTAEKDREYLKEEQIFLENLKKKSYRSSPNTDWPMHAGSSL; this is encoded by the exons ATGAAACAAGGTACATTTAAAAGTTCCAAGCTCACGTCGAAGTGTATTCCTGTACTGTTTCCCCAAGGTTCATTTGGAGACAACGATCTGTTTGACAGCTTATTTGAGGATCAAA AACCTTCAGTAAGGGGGAGAGCGACTCGTGGTGGAGCCATGAATCG cgCCCCTGCCAATGATAATATCTTCAGCATGTTGGCGGAAGAGGTAAAGACGGATGGTGGGGGCTCTGAG GACTCGGACGTCTCAGCAGCAGATCCCAATGACATACTGAAGAACATGAAG GACATGGACGATATGGATGCTGACCTTTTTGCATTAAAGAAAAAGCCAAGCTCAGTTCCTGCACAAACAAAGCCACTTGGTATTGAGGCGCCAAAGAAAGACTCTACTGCATTAAAACATAATGCAaaaccaggaggaggagaag ATGAACCCGGCACCGGAGGGAAGAAGCCAAACTCTGCACCTTCTAGAGCCGCACGCAACTACAGGAAGTTCAGCTTCTCCG acagtggtggtgatgatgaaggtctTGGTCAGACACCACACGTTAAAG ATCTAGATGACCCCCTGGCTGACCTTGATGACTTGCTTCCTGATGAAACAAAGCCAAAATCTAAATCTAGCACGCAGCCGCCCAAACCTGAACAATCTGTGCAGACGCCGCCCTTGAAGAGTAGAACAT CAGCAAAGACACCAGGTGATCTCACATTTGATGATAGTAAGGATGACCTGATGGATGCACTCGGTTTtgacagtgacaaaaacagTCCCAAGAAAAAAGAGACTTCGCTTTGGGCCAACAAGGAAAG GAGTGAGCCCCCTCAGAGAGCTCGCACTCGACTGGACGAGATTCTGGAGAGTATTCCTTCAACTCGTCACCTGGAGCGACCACccacaggagagaggaaggaccAGCCTCCGTCtcaggagaagcagcagcagcagcagcagcaggagaagaccACCGGTGTCAAAG AACCACTTTTAGAGGATGATCTCACATTTGGGTCCTATCATCCCACTTTGGGATCCACGGCTGAAGGACGTCAGTCCCGCAGACAGTCTgtcag ATTTTCCACTGAGGATGTCAGTGTCTCCACCCCAGAGAAGAAACCAAAACCCATCACTGCCACCACGGCTCGACGCAGCAACTCAGCCGACTGGTTAGGCCTCAAGACAAACGGCGATAATACTTTTCTACAGGATGAGACCAAAGAGACTACAGCAGAGTCTCCAAAGGCTCCCTCTTCTCCCGTATTGGAGAGAAAGCCCTCCCTTACTGGTAGTCATGTCACATCTGATGCAAGAATGCCAGCGGAGACCCTGGCCCCTGCGAAACAGACTAAGCCAGTGGTTTCCGCAATccagaaggaagaagaagaagaagaagaagaggaggaggatgactgGTTAGCAGGAGCACTGAGCAGGAGGAAGGCTCTGTCAGCTTCAAACTCTGAGGCAAAAAAGTCTAAACAGGAAGATTCTTTAGACCTGGGAGAAGAACCAGACCTGGAGTCATTTGTTAG GAAACCAGTCACCTCACAGGCTCCCAGGGGCAGAGAGGACCCTACTGCATCCGTCAAAGAAACCAG tAACACTTTTCTTGGAGAACCCAGCCCTGCTGCTCACTCCACgcctgtcagagaggagaggaccgAGCAAG AGTATCAGCCTCAGATGACTGGTCCCCTGTCAGTCTCTGCTCCTGGCATTATCCAGACCCAGTCCAGTAAGGGATCCCAGATGCTGCGAGGGCCCAACAAGGCTTCAGATGAAACCCTGCAACAGCTGCCGTTGCTCCTCCCTTCGTCTGCTACTGTGCCTGGCACATATGAGT cAGTTCCACAGCAGAACAAAATGCAGAACACATCTACTAATGCCCAGCAGCAG GTGAAATTTTCAGCAGacagtctgcagcagctgctgctacAACAGCAG ATGATGCAGTCTCAGTTGCTGGGTGTTGGGGATGCTGGGCTAAGGCACAGACTCAGCGACAAAGAGCACCAACCTGGGGATTATCAAGCTCTGCAGGTTCACGTCATCCAGCTGGAGGGACAG GTGAAGACCCTGCAGCTGGAGCGAGACCAGAACCAAATGATGCTAGAGAGtatccagcagcagcataaaCAGGATATGGAGCTCATGGAGAACACAAACAA GGCTCGTGTGAAGCTGCTCGAGGAATCAGCTGCCCAGAGGGAGATGCGAGCGCGGCAGGACTACGAAGGCCTCATGGAGCGCCTGGCCACAGTGACACAGTCTGCTGAGCAGGAACGCTCAGAGCTGCAGGCTCAGTACCAGCGCAAACTGGCCCAGGCCCAGCAGGAGAGAGACCGCGAGGTGGAGAGACTCCGAGACCTCCAGAG GAAATCTATTTCAGAGATGAAGAAAGACCACgaggaccaggtccagagactGAAGAAGTTAAAAGACGAGGAGATTGATGCAGTTACAAGCGCAACATCTCAGACCAG GTCTCTCACTGTGGTGATTGAGCAGATGGAGCAGTTCTCCTCTCGGCTGGGAGAGCTCTCTTCTCGGGTGGAGagcacacatgaacacacggCGCACGGCCTGGAGCAGGGGGCACGGCACAGAGACGAGCAGCTTAGAT TAATGCAGGACCGGCTGGCTCAGCAGCAGAAAACCATGGCGGAGGAGAGAACATACCTCAAAGAAATCATTTCCAGGATGGACACTCAGCTCAATGAGCAGCAGAGGCAACTTGAGAAG GAGCGCTGGAAGATGACGGCAGAGCAGGCCAAGGCAGAGTTCACCCAAAGAGGCCTAGAAGAGGAGCGGCGTGCCCTCAGCATGCAGATgaacatggagagagaggagctggagagagcCAAG AGCgcgctgctggaggagcagaagtCGGTGATGCAGCAttgtgcagaggagaggaggaagctggCAGCTGAGTGGGCACACTTCCACGCCCTGGAGAAGCAGAGGCACGAGAGGGCCGAGCGAGAGGTCGGCAGTCTcttggagaagagagagggctCCATCATCGGCCTTGCACAG gAACAAGCTGACCTCAAGCTTCGAACTGCAGATGTGAAACAGAAGGAGATGGCCGTGGCACAGGAGCGTGAGACTTtggagagacaaagggaagaactagacagagagaaagaaagaataagcAGCACAGGCCTGAGACTGAAAACACGAGCGCAGGAGGTGGAGGCCTTCAGCAAG CTCGCCGCAGACAAGTACGAAGAAGGAGAACGAGCGCTGCAGGAGGCACAACGTCTGGAGGCTGAGCACGAGGCAAGGCTCAGAAATGTCCATGTCCAAACAGAGCGGCTGAGGCAACAGGAACAACGCATCCTTCAG GAGCGAATGCGGTTTAATCATCTGCAGGAGACTGAAAGGCCGAGGGAAGAGCGCCACATTCCCACTTTACCACAAATGATCCCAGCCATACCAG ACACAGTGTCGCCGAACCCTGAGCCAGCGTCGACCCTGAacgttcttccttccacttcaTTTAGCAACACTCAGTCAACGGCGCTCCAGGCCAGTCTGGCTCTGTGGAAGTACACCGCAGAAAAG GACCGTGAATACCTCAAAGAGGAGCAGATCTTTCTAGAAAATCTAAAGAAGAAATCCTACAGATCGTCTCCCAACACAGATTGgccaatgcatgctgggagctcCTTATAG
- the LOC118289224 gene encoding fas-binding factor 1 homolog isoform X8, producing the protein MPQSSFGDNDLFDSLFEDQKPSVRGRATRGGAMNRAPANDNIFSMLAEEVKTDGGGSEDSDVSAADPNDILKNMKDMDDMDADLFALKKKPSSVPAQTKPLGIEAPKKDSTALKHNAKPGGGEDEPGTGGKKPNSAPSRAARNYRKFSFSDSGGDDEGLGQTPHVKDLDDPLADLDDLLPDETKPKSKSSTQPPKPEQSVQTPPLKSRTSAKTPGDLTFDDSKDDLMDALGFDSDKNSPKKKETSLWANKERSEPPQRARTRLDEILESIPSTRHLERPPTGERKDQPPSQEKQQQQQQQEKTTGVKEPLLEDDLTFGSYHPTLGSTAEGRQSRRQSVRFSTEDVSVSTPEKKPKPITATTARRSNSADWLGLKTNGDNTFLQDETKETTAESPKAPSSPVLERKPSLTGSHVTSDARMPAETLAPAKQTKPVVSAIQKEEEEEEEEEEDDWLAGALSRRKALSASNSEAKKSKQEDSLDLGEEPDLESFVRKPVTSQAPRGREDPTASVKETSNTFLGEPSPAAHSTPVREERTEQEYQPQMTGPLSVSAPGIIQTQSSKGSQMLRGPNKASDETLQQLPLLLPSSATVPGTYESVPQQNKMQNTSTNAQQQVKFSADSLQQLLLQQQMMQSQLLGVGDAGLRHRLSDKEHQPGDYQALQVHVIQLEGQVKTLQLERDQNQMMLESIQQQHKQDMELMENTNKARVKLLEESAAQREMRARQDYEGLMERLATVTQSAEQERSELQAQYQRKLAQAQQERDREVERLRDLQRKSISEMKKDHEDQVQRLKKLKDEEIDAVTSATSQTRSLTVVIEQMEQFSSRLGELSSRVESTHEHTAHGLEQGARHRDEQLRLMQDRLAQQQKTMAEERTYLKEIISRMDTQLNEQQRQLEKERWKMTAEQAKAEFTQRGLEEERRALSMQMNMEREELERAKSALLEEQKSVMQHCAEERRKLAAEWAHFHALEKQRHERAEREVGSLLEKREGSIIGLAQEQADLKLRTADVKQKEMAVAQERETLERQREELDREKERISSTGLRLKTRAQEVEAFSKLAADKYEEGERALQEAQRLEAEHEARLRNVHVQTERLRQQEQRILQERMRFNHLQETERPREERHIPTLPQMIPAIPDTVSPNPEPASTLNVLPSTSFSNTQSTALQASLALWKYTAEKDREYLKEEQIFLENLKKKSYRSSPNTDWPMHAGSSL; encoded by the exons ATGCCACAAA GTTCATTTGGAGACAACGATCTGTTTGACAGCTTATTTGAGGATCAAA AACCTTCAGTAAGGGGGAGAGCGACTCGTGGTGGAGCCATGAATCG cgCCCCTGCCAATGATAATATCTTCAGCATGTTGGCGGAAGAGGTAAAGACGGATGGTGGGGGCTCTGAG GACTCGGACGTCTCAGCAGCAGATCCCAATGACATACTGAAGAACATGAAG GACATGGACGATATGGATGCTGACCTTTTTGCATTAAAGAAAAAGCCAAGCTCAGTTCCTGCACAAACAAAGCCACTTGGTATTGAGGCGCCAAAGAAAGACTCTACTGCATTAAAACATAATGCAaaaccaggaggaggagaag ATGAACCCGGCACCGGAGGGAAGAAGCCAAACTCTGCACCTTCTAGAGCCGCACGCAACTACAGGAAGTTCAGCTTCTCCG acagtggtggtgatgatgaaggtctTGGTCAGACACCACACGTTAAAG ATCTAGATGACCCCCTGGCTGACCTTGATGACTTGCTTCCTGATGAAACAAAGCCAAAATCTAAATCTAGCACGCAGCCGCCCAAACCTGAACAATCTGTGCAGACGCCGCCCTTGAAGAGTAGAACAT CAGCAAAGACACCAGGTGATCTCACATTTGATGATAGTAAGGATGACCTGATGGATGCACTCGGTTTtgacagtgacaaaaacagTCCCAAGAAAAAAGAGACTTCGCTTTGGGCCAACAAGGAAAG GAGTGAGCCCCCTCAGAGAGCTCGCACTCGACTGGACGAGATTCTGGAGAGTATTCCTTCAACTCGTCACCTGGAGCGACCACccacaggagagaggaaggaccAGCCTCCGTCtcaggagaagcagcagcagcagcagcagcaggagaagaccACCGGTGTCAAAG AACCACTTTTAGAGGATGATCTCACATTTGGGTCCTATCATCCCACTTTGGGATCCACGGCTGAAGGACGTCAGTCCCGCAGACAGTCTgtcag ATTTTCCACTGAGGATGTCAGTGTCTCCACCCCAGAGAAGAAACCAAAACCCATCACTGCCACCACGGCTCGACGCAGCAACTCAGCCGACTGGTTAGGCCTCAAGACAAACGGCGATAATACTTTTCTACAGGATGAGACCAAAGAGACTACAGCAGAGTCTCCAAAGGCTCCCTCTTCTCCCGTATTGGAGAGAAAGCCCTCCCTTACTGGTAGTCATGTCACATCTGATGCAAGAATGCCAGCGGAGACCCTGGCCCCTGCGAAACAGACTAAGCCAGTGGTTTCCGCAATccagaaggaagaagaagaagaagaagaagaggaggaggatgactgGTTAGCAGGAGCACTGAGCAGGAGGAAGGCTCTGTCAGCTTCAAACTCTGAGGCAAAAAAGTCTAAACAGGAAGATTCTTTAGACCTGGGAGAAGAACCAGACCTGGAGTCATTTGTTAG GAAACCAGTCACCTCACAGGCTCCCAGGGGCAGAGAGGACCCTACTGCATCCGTCAAAGAAACCAG tAACACTTTTCTTGGAGAACCCAGCCCTGCTGCTCACTCCACgcctgtcagagaggagaggaccgAGCAAG AGTATCAGCCTCAGATGACTGGTCCCCTGTCAGTCTCTGCTCCTGGCATTATCCAGACCCAGTCCAGTAAGGGATCCCAGATGCTGCGAGGGCCCAACAAGGCTTCAGATGAAACCCTGCAACAGCTGCCGTTGCTCCTCCCTTCGTCTGCTACTGTGCCTGGCACATATGAGT cAGTTCCACAGCAGAACAAAATGCAGAACACATCTACTAATGCCCAGCAGCAG GTGAAATTTTCAGCAGacagtctgcagcagctgctgctacAACAGCAG ATGATGCAGTCTCAGTTGCTGGGTGTTGGGGATGCTGGGCTAAGGCACAGACTCAGCGACAAAGAGCACCAACCTGGGGATTATCAAGCTCTGCAGGTTCACGTCATCCAGCTGGAGGGACAG GTGAAGACCCTGCAGCTGGAGCGAGACCAGAACCAAATGATGCTAGAGAGtatccagcagcagcataaaCAGGATATGGAGCTCATGGAGAACACAAACAA GGCTCGTGTGAAGCTGCTCGAGGAATCAGCTGCCCAGAGGGAGATGCGAGCGCGGCAGGACTACGAAGGCCTCATGGAGCGCCTGGCCACAGTGACACAGTCTGCTGAGCAGGAACGCTCAGAGCTGCAGGCTCAGTACCAGCGCAAACTGGCCCAGGCCCAGCAGGAGAGAGACCGCGAGGTGGAGAGACTCCGAGACCTCCAGAG GAAATCTATTTCAGAGATGAAGAAAGACCACgaggaccaggtccagagactGAAGAAGTTAAAAGACGAGGAGATTGATGCAGTTACAAGCGCAACATCTCAGACCAG GTCTCTCACTGTGGTGATTGAGCAGATGGAGCAGTTCTCCTCTCGGCTGGGAGAGCTCTCTTCTCGGGTGGAGagcacacatgaacacacggCGCACGGCCTGGAGCAGGGGGCACGGCACAGAGACGAGCAGCTTAGAT TAATGCAGGACCGGCTGGCTCAGCAGCAGAAAACCATGGCGGAGGAGAGAACATACCTCAAAGAAATCATTTCCAGGATGGACACTCAGCTCAATGAGCAGCAGAGGCAACTTGAGAAG GAGCGCTGGAAGATGACGGCAGAGCAGGCCAAGGCAGAGTTCACCCAAAGAGGCCTAGAAGAGGAGCGGCGTGCCCTCAGCATGCAGATgaacatggagagagaggagctggagagagcCAAG AGCgcgctgctggaggagcagaagtCGGTGATGCAGCAttgtgcagaggagaggaggaagctggCAGCTGAGTGGGCACACTTCCACGCCCTGGAGAAGCAGAGGCACGAGAGGGCCGAGCGAGAGGTCGGCAGTCTcttggagaagagagagggctCCATCATCGGCCTTGCACAG gAACAAGCTGACCTCAAGCTTCGAACTGCAGATGTGAAACAGAAGGAGATGGCCGTGGCACAGGAGCGTGAGACTTtggagagacaaagggaagaactagacagagagaaagaaagaataagcAGCACAGGCCTGAGACTGAAAACACGAGCGCAGGAGGTGGAGGCCTTCAGCAAG CTCGCCGCAGACAAGTACGAAGAAGGAGAACGAGCGCTGCAGGAGGCACAACGTCTGGAGGCTGAGCACGAGGCAAGGCTCAGAAATGTCCATGTCCAAACAGAGCGGCTGAGGCAACAGGAACAACGCATCCTTCAG GAGCGAATGCGGTTTAATCATCTGCAGGAGACTGAAAGGCCGAGGGAAGAGCGCCACATTCCCACTTTACCACAAATGATCCCAGCCATACCAG ACACAGTGTCGCCGAACCCTGAGCCAGCGTCGACCCTGAacgttcttccttccacttcaTTTAGCAACACTCAGTCAACGGCGCTCCAGGCCAGTCTGGCTCTGTGGAAGTACACCGCAGAAAAG GACCGTGAATACCTCAAAGAGGAGCAGATCTTTCTAGAAAATCTAAAGAAGAAATCCTACAGATCGTCTCCCAACACAGATTGgccaatgcatgctgggagctcCTTATAG